Sequence from the Actinocatenispora sera genome:
GCCTCGCGGGGTCCGGTGACCGGCGACCCGGGATCGACCGGCGGAGACCAGCGAGCGGTGAGCGGTGAGCGACGGGCGGTGAGCGACGGGCGACGGGCGACGGGCGACGGGGAGTGTGCGCCACCCGACGATCCGCTCGGCGTGGGTTCAGCGGACGGCGTCGACGCGGGCGCGGTGGAACGGGACGGCGACCACCGGACACGGCGCGTGGCCGACGCAGTAGTGGCTGACCGAGCCGTACACCAGGCGATGCAGCGGATGGCGCCCGTGGCTACCGACGACCAGCAGCAGCGCGCCGCAGGCGGCCTCGGTCAGCACCGGGCCGGCCGGCCCGAGCCGGACCTGCACCTCGACCTCGGCCTCCGGGTACTCCGGCAGCGCGGCGAGTGCGGTGTCGCGCCACTCCAGCGCGCAGCGCTGCACCTCCTCGGCGTGCGCGAACGTGTCCGGCGGCATCATCGTCGCGTCGCCGACGACCGGCTCGCTGTAGGCATGGACCGCAAGGACGCGGGCGCGGTGTGCCCACGCCTCGGGGACCGCCCAGCGCAGCGCGGCGATCGACGACTCCTCGCCGTCGATACCGACCACGATGAACGGTGGGATCCGCTCCATCGGGCACCTCCGATCCGGGTTGCGGTGCACGCCTGCCGCC
This genomic interval carries:
- a CDS encoding universal stress protein, with product MERIPPFIVVGIDGEESSIAALRWAVPEAWAHRARVLAVHAYSEPVVGDATMMPPDTFAHAEEVQRCALEWRDTALAALPEYPEAEVEVQVRLGPAGPVLTEAACGALLLVVGSHGRHPLHRLVYGSVSHYCVGHAPCPVVAVPFHRARVDAVR